From one Mya arenaria isolate MELC-2E11 chromosome 4, ASM2691426v1 genomic stretch:
- the LOC128230816 gene encoding uncharacterized protein LOC128230816: protein MVSSFCHCGHSSMFESRVEPMVSQRSSPLMAASWDPATAAKRDKDFHRILPTILVQYVRNSLPVYLPARRKQANLDDMLYAASDEMVGTLNPVPENAVTKTKVQTGPPVMSQSAPPPAVPGGGDNYLMPPPTVPPPHRTLPQRPASTSRLPSVSPSMRRKDNSKPSPSPSPVLRRKNSFTLPARSNSV, encoded by the exons ATGGTTTCTTCATTCTGTCACTGTGGCCACTCTAGCATGTTTGAGAGTCGTGTGGAGCCCATGGTCAGCCAACGGTCAAGCCCACTCATGGCTGCCAGCTGGGACCCCGCAACTGCTGCCAAACGTGACAAG GATTTTCATCGAATATTGCCT ACTATACTCGTGCAGTATGTCCGCAATTCTCTCCCAGTATACTTGCCT GCCAGACGAAAACAAGCCAACCTGGATGACATGCTGTATGCGGCTTCAGACGAGATGGTTGGAACCCTTAACCCCGTCCCTGAGAATGCGGTGACCAAAACCAAGGTGCAGACGGGGCCTCCTGTGATGAGCCAGAGTGCCCCACCCCCTGCTGTCCCTGGTGGTGGGGACAACTACCTCATGCCCCCTCCCACCGTTCCCCCACCACACAGGACCCTCCCACAGAGGCCAGCGAGTACTTCCAG ACTGCCCAGTGTGTCTCCCAGCATGCGGAGGAAGGACAACAGTAAGCCTAGCCCTAGCCCCTCCCCAGTCCTACGACGTAAAAACAGCTTCACCCTCCCAGCCAGGTCCAACTCTGTGTAA